From the Deltaproteobacteria bacterium genome, one window contains:
- a CDS encoding type II toxin-antitoxin system Phd/YefM family antitoxin — protein sequence MIQIEDIYSLTDFQRNVKTHLRTMRKTGRPQVLTVNGRAELVVQDAKAYQRLLDMVDQAEAIAGIRAGLESMKRGAGRPAGEVFAGIRKKHKIPRSA from the coding sequence ATGATTCAGATCGAAGATATTTATTCCCTCACAGATTTTCAGCGTAATGTTAAAACTCACCTGCGGACGATGAGAAAGACTGGTCGTCCGCAGGTGCTTACTGTCAACGGCAGAGCTGAACTCGTTGTGCAGGATGCTAAGGCTTATCAGAGGCTTCTCGACATGGTTGATCAAGCTGAAGCCATTGCGGGCATTCGCGCAGGCCTGGAGTCGATGAAGCGTGGAGCAGGACGACCCGCTGGCGAGGTTTTTGCGGGCATCC